From one Leifsonia sp. Root1293 genomic stretch:
- a CDS encoding RecQ family ATP-dependent DNA helicase: MTESTKDAALSVLRRLVGNDEAQFHEGQFEAIETLVDDRRRALVVQRTGWGKSAVYFVATLLLRQRGAGPTILVSPLLALMRDQIAAAARAGVRAVAINSTNAHEWDEVLAQLAADEVDVLLVSPERLNNPSFREQQLPALVQRVGLLVVDEAHCISDWGHDFRPDYRRLRDLIARMPASVPVLATTATANSRVVADVAEQLGAGADGTAVDVVTIRGPLARASLRLGVLRLPDAQARLAWLLSHLGELPASGIIYTLTVAAAEDTARLLRQAGHNVRAYTGQTDPGEREESEGMLKRNEVKALIATSALGMGFDKPDLGFVLHLGAPSSPVAYYQQVGRAGRATDNADVLLLPGREDPDIWHYFATASMPNQIRAERVIAELAASSTPTSTPALEALVDIRRTPLELLLKVLDVDGAVKRVQGGWIATGQPWTYDAERYARIAAERTAEQQHMLEYETTTGCRMEFLQRALDDETAAPCGRCDNCAGIWYPKDLAEGAAATASSALDRVGVPIDPRAQWPTGADKLGVPVKGRIAVDERMLEGRALARLTDLGWGGTLRAVFAARAPDAAVSPAVLDACVRVLAEWGWVTRPVGVVAVPSRRHPLLVDSLARGLASVGRLPYLGELGTRNGGPTGEPGGNSVYRLGGLWDRFDTSTLDLATAASGPVLLVDDLVDSRWTLTVAARELRRAGVPDVLPFALALRG, translated from the coding sequence ATGACCGAATCGACGAAGGATGCCGCCCTCTCCGTTCTCCGTCGACTGGTCGGCAACGACGAGGCCCAGTTCCACGAGGGGCAGTTCGAGGCCATCGAGACTCTCGTCGACGACCGCCGACGCGCCCTCGTGGTGCAGCGCACGGGGTGGGGCAAATCGGCGGTCTACTTCGTGGCGACCCTGCTGCTGCGCCAGCGGGGTGCCGGCCCCACCATCCTGGTCTCGCCCCTGCTCGCGCTCATGCGCGACCAGATCGCGGCCGCGGCCCGTGCCGGCGTGCGCGCCGTCGCCATCAACTCCACGAATGCCCACGAGTGGGACGAGGTGCTCGCCCAGCTGGCCGCCGACGAGGTCGACGTGCTGCTGGTCTCACCCGAGCGGTTGAACAACCCGTCCTTCCGCGAGCAGCAGCTGCCAGCCCTCGTGCAGCGCGTCGGACTGCTCGTCGTCGACGAGGCGCACTGCATCAGCGACTGGGGGCACGACTTCCGGCCGGACTACAGGCGGTTGCGCGACCTCATCGCCCGCATGCCGGCGTCCGTGCCGGTGCTGGCCACCACGGCGACGGCCAACAGCCGGGTCGTCGCCGACGTGGCCGAGCAGCTCGGCGCCGGTGCCGACGGCACTGCCGTCGACGTCGTGACCATCCGCGGCCCGCTGGCCAGGGCATCGCTCCGCCTGGGGGTGCTGCGGCTTCCCGACGCCCAGGCGCGCCTGGCCTGGCTGCTCAGCCATCTCGGTGAGCTCCCGGCATCTGGCATCATCTACACGCTCACGGTTGCAGCAGCCGAGGACACCGCGAGGCTGCTGCGCCAGGCGGGCCACAACGTGCGCGCCTACACCGGGCAGACCGACCCGGGCGAGCGCGAGGAGTCCGAGGGCATGCTGAAGCGCAACGAGGTGAAGGCGCTCATCGCGACGAGCGCACTCGGCATGGGCTTCGACAAGCCCGATCTGGGGTTCGTGCTGCACCTCGGCGCGCCGTCGTCGCCCGTCGCCTACTACCAGCAGGTCGGCCGCGCCGGCCGCGCCACCGACAACGCCGACGTCCTGTTGCTGCCCGGCCGGGAGGATCCGGACATTTGGCACTACTTCGCCACCGCCTCGATGCCCAACCAGATCCGGGCCGAACGGGTGATCGCCGAGCTGGCTGCCTCATCGACGCCGACGTCGACCCCCGCGCTCGAGGCGCTGGTCGACATCCGTCGTACCCCGCTCGAGTTGCTCCTCAAGGTGCTCGACGTCGATGGGGCCGTCAAGCGGGTGCAGGGCGGCTGGATCGCCACCGGGCAGCCGTGGACCTACGACGCCGAGCGCTACGCCCGCATCGCAGCGGAGCGCACGGCCGAACAGCAGCACATGCTGGAGTACGAGACGACGACCGGCTGCCGCATGGAGTTCCTGCAGCGGGCCCTCGACGACGAGACGGCGGCGCCGTGCGGTCGCTGCGACAACTGCGCGGGCATCTGGTACCCGAAGGACCTCGCCGAGGGAGCAGCGGCCACGGCGTCGTCGGCTCTCGACCGCGTCGGGGTTCCCATCGACCCCCGTGCGCAGTGGCCGACCGGAGCCGACAAGCTCGGCGTTCCGGTCAAAGGACGCATCGCCGTCGACGAGCGGATGCTCGAGGGCCGCGCTCTCGCCCGCCTCACCGACCTGGGGTGGGGCGGCACCCTGCGTGCCGTCTTCGCGGCACGAGCACCGGATGCCGCAGTCTCGCCAGCCGTTCTCGACGCCTGCGTGCGGGTGCTCGCTGAGTGGGGCTGGGTCACGCGTCCCGTCGGAGTGGTGGCGGTGCCGTCGCGGCGGCATCCGCTGCTCGTGGACTCGCTCGCCCGGGGCCTCGCAAGCGTCGGCCGCCTGCCCTACCTGGGCGAGCTCGGCACGCGCAACGGCGGCCCGACCGGTGAACCCGGCGGAAACAGCGTGTACCGCCTCGGCGGGCTCTGGGACCGCTTCGACACCTCGACGCTCGACCTGGCCACGGCGGCGTCCGGGCCGGTGCTGCTCGT